A window of Polaromonas hydrogenivorans contains these coding sequences:
- the boxC gene encoding 2,3-epoxybenzoyl-CoA dihydrolase: protein MTIASRVEYQTDPSQYKHWKLSFNGPVATLAVDIDENAGLRPGYKLKLNSYDLGVDIELNDAISRIRFEHPEVRTVVVTSAKEKVFCSGANIFMLGVSSHSWKVNFCKFTNETRNGLEDSSRYSGLKFLAAVNGACAGGGYELALACDEIILIDDRSSAVSLPEVPLLGVLPGTGGLTRVTDKRHVRHDLADLFCTSVEGVRGQKAKDWRLVDDIAKAVDFAQKVQTRALALAAQSDRPADGKGVVFKPLNRTVEADALRYSNVTVEIDRAKRTATWTVKAPTGAQPSSIAGIEALGADWFPLVMARELEDAILMMRTNELEIGTWLIKTEGDASAVLAMDDVLLANQKHWLVRETIGLLRRTLSRLDLSSRSLFALIEPGSCFVGTYLELALACDRSYHLALPDDEDRAPKITVAESNFGLYPMVTDQSRLGRRFYDEAPALEAVRAKAGQPLDADAAFAVGLVTSNPDDIDWTDEVRIAIEERVSMSPDALTGMEANLRFNGTENMFTRIFGRLTAWQNWIFQRPNAVGEKGALKVYGKGDKSQFDWNRV from the coding sequence ATGACCATCGCCTCCCGCGTCGAATACCAGACCGACCCTTCCCAATACAAGCACTGGAAGCTCAGCTTCAATGGCCCCGTCGCCACGCTGGCGGTGGACATTGACGAAAACGCCGGCTTGCGCCCCGGCTACAAGCTCAAGCTCAACAGCTACGACCTCGGGGTCGATATTGAACTGAACGACGCCATCAGCCGCATCCGTTTCGAGCACCCGGAAGTGCGCACCGTGGTGGTGACCAGCGCCAAAGAAAAAGTGTTCTGCTCCGGCGCCAACATCTTCATGCTGGGCGTGAGCAGCCACTCCTGGAAAGTGAACTTCTGCAAGTTCACCAACGAAACCCGCAACGGCTTGGAAGACTCGTCCCGCTACAGCGGCCTGAAGTTCCTGGCTGCGGTCAACGGCGCCTGCGCCGGTGGCGGTTACGAGCTGGCGCTGGCCTGCGATGAAATCATCCTGATCGACGACCGCTCCAGCGCCGTCAGCCTGCCCGAAGTCCCTTTGCTGGGCGTGCTGCCCGGCACCGGCGGCCTGACCCGCGTGACCGACAAGCGCCATGTTCGCCACGACCTGGCCGACCTGTTCTGCACCAGCGTCGAAGGCGTTCGCGGCCAGAAGGCCAAGGACTGGCGCCTGGTCGATGACATTGCCAAGGCGGTCGATTTTGCGCAGAAGGTGCAGACCCGCGCCCTGGCACTGGCCGCCCAGAGCGACCGGCCCGCCGACGGCAAGGGCGTGGTGTTCAAGCCGCTCAATCGCACGGTCGAAGCCGATGCGCTGCGCTATTCAAATGTGACGGTCGAGATCGACCGTGCCAAGCGCACCGCCACCTGGACGGTCAAGGCGCCCACGGGTGCGCAACCCTCAAGCATCGCCGGCATTGAAGCGCTGGGCGCCGACTGGTTCCCGCTGGTGATGGCGCGCGAACTGGAAGACGCGATCCTGATGATGCGCACCAACGAGCTGGAAATCGGCACCTGGCTGATCAAGACCGAAGGCGATGCCAGCGCCGTGCTGGCCATGGACGACGTGCTGCTGGCGAACCAGAAGCACTGGCTGGTGCGCGAGACCATCGGCCTGCTGCGCCGCACGCTGAGCCGCCTGGACCTGTCCTCGCGCAGCCTGTTCGCGCTGATCGAGCCGGGTTCGTGCTTTGTCGGCACCTACCTGGAACTCGCCCTGGCCTGCGACCGCAGCTACCACCTGGCCCTGCCCGACGACGAGGACCGTGCGCCCAAAATTACCGTGGCAGAGAGCAATTTTGGCCTCTACCCGATGGTGACTGACCAGAGCCGCCTGGGCCGCCGTTTTTATGACGAAGCACCGGCGCTCGAAGCCGTGCGCGCCAAGGCGGGCCAGCCGCTGGATGCCGACGCCGCGTTTGCCGTGGGCCTGGTCACGTCCAATCCGGACGACATCGACTGGACTGACGAGGTGCGCATTGCCATCGAGGAACGCGTGTCCATGTCGCCTGATGCATTGACCGGCATGGAAGCGAATTTGCGCTTCAACGGCACCGAGAACATGTTCACCCGCATTTTTGGCCGCCTGACCGCCTGGCAGAACTGGATTTTCCAGCGTCCGAACGCCGTCGGAGAAAAAGGCGCGCTCAAGGTCTATGGCAAGGGCGACAAGTCCCAGTTTGACTGGAACCGCGTCTAA
- the boxB gene encoding benzoyl-CoA 2,3-epoxidase subunit BoxB, with amino-acid sequence MSSINYSEKIPNNVNLSDDRTLQRALEQWQPNFISWWDDVGPEGSTNMDVYLRTAVSVDPNGWAQFGHVKMRDYRWGVFLNPGEADRTIHFGDHKGEKAWQDVPGEHRANLRRIIVTQGDTEPASVEQQRHLGLTAPSMYDLRNLFQVNVEEGRHLWAMVYLLHKHFGRDGREEAEGLLERRSGDANNPRILAAFNEKTPDWLSFFMFTYFTDRDGKYQLCALAESAFDPLARTTKFMLTEEAHHMFVGESGISRVIQRTAQKMNELKTDDVGKLRAAGVIDLPTIQRYINFHFSVTIDLFGADESSNAATFYSSGLKGRYEEGKRVDDHVLKGQTYKVIEAKDGQLVEKEVPMLNALNEVLRDDYIKDSISGVERWNKVLDKAGIPFHLRVPHKAFHRNIGALSGVKVSPNGRVVSEAEWNASVDQWVPSNEDRAYVASLMGRCVEPGKFANWIAPPVMGINRQPVDFDYVRFN; translated from the coding sequence ATGTCCAGCATTAATTACAGCGAAAAGATTCCCAACAACGTCAACCTGAGCGACGACCGCACATTGCAGCGCGCGCTTGAGCAGTGGCAGCCCAATTTCATCAGCTGGTGGGACGATGTCGGCCCCGAAGGCTCGACCAACATGGATGTGTACCTGCGCACGGCCGTCAGCGTCGATCCGAACGGCTGGGCGCAGTTTGGCCACGTCAAGATGCGCGACTACCGCTGGGGCGTTTTCCTGAACCCGGGCGAAGCCGACCGCACCATCCACTTCGGCGACCACAAGGGTGAAAAGGCCTGGCAGGACGTTCCCGGCGAGCACCGCGCCAACCTGCGCCGCATCATCGTGACGCAGGGCGACACCGAGCCGGCATCCGTCGAGCAGCAGCGCCACCTCGGCCTGACCGCGCCCAGCATGTACGACCTGCGCAACCTGTTTCAGGTCAACGTCGAGGAAGGCCGCCACCTGTGGGCGATGGTTTACCTGCTGCACAAGCATTTCGGCCGCGACGGCCGCGAAGAAGCCGAGGGCCTGCTGGAGCGCCGCAGCGGCGACGCCAACAACCCGCGCATCCTGGCGGCTTTCAACGAGAAGACGCCCGACTGGCTGAGCTTTTTCATGTTCACCTACTTCACCGACCGCGACGGCAAGTACCAGCTCTGCGCGCTGGCCGAAAGCGCTTTTGACCCGCTGGCCCGCACGACCAAGTTCATGCTGACCGAGGAAGCGCATCACATGTTCGTCGGCGAAAGCGGAATTTCCCGCGTCATCCAGCGCACCGCGCAAAAGATGAACGAGCTGAAAACCGACGACGTGGGCAAGCTGCGCGCCGCCGGCGTGATCGACTTGCCGACCATCCAGCGCTACATCAACTTCCACTTCAGCGTCACCATCGACCTGTTCGGCGCCGACGAGTCAAGCAATGCCGCCACCTTCTACAGCTCGGGCCTGAAGGGCCGCTACGAAGAAGGCAAGCGCGTCGATGACCATGTGCTCAAGGGCCAGACCTACAAGGTGATCGAAGCCAAAGACGGCCAGCTGGTCGAAAAGGAAGTGCCGATGCTCAATGCGCTCAATGAAGTGCTGCGCGACGACTACATCAAGGACTCCATCTCGGGCGTCGAGCGCTGGAACAAGGTGCTGGACAAGGCCGGCATCCCCTTTCACCTGCGCGTGCCACACAAGGCGTTTCACCGCAACATCGGCGCGCTGTCGGGCGTGAAGGTGTCGCCCAATGGCCGCGTGGTGTCCGAGGCTGAATGGAACGCCTCGGTCGATCAGTGGGTGCCGAGCAACGAAGACCGGGCCTATGTCGCCAGCCTGATGGGCCGCTGCGTCGAGCCGGGCAAGTTCGCTAACTGGATTGCGCCGCCCGTCATGGGTATCAACCGCCAGCCGGTGGACTTCGACTACGTGCGATTTAATTGA
- the boxA gene encoding benzoyl-CoA 2,3-epoxidase subunit BoxA encodes MDMTEIHVIKQHLIDPEICIRCNTCEAICPVQAITHDSRNYVVDAEKCNFCMACISPCPTGSIDNWRTMPRVKAYSLDAQLGWDELPPELTPEELAAEGVAAGAVPDIEPVSPSLPAASNGEAVFNSAQYGATLPPWSAAHAYVNLYGPKTAEKSVTATVTGNVRVTEVGSDDYDTHHIVLDFGKMPFPVLEGQSIGIIPPGVDASGRPHFARQYSIASPRNGERPGYNNLSLTIKRVLEDHQGRPVRGVGSNYMCDLRVGDTVQVMGPFGTSFLMPNHPRSNIVMICTGTGSAPMRAMTEWRRRLRKSGKFEEGKLMLFFGARTQEELPYFGPLQNLPKDFIDINFAFSRRPGAPKRYVQDVMRERAADLALLLQDPATCFYVCGLKSMEEGVVLALRDVAQQAGLNWDAVGAALKTEGRLHLETY; translated from the coding sequence ATGGACATGACCGAAATACACGTGATCAAGCAGCACTTGATCGACCCTGAAATCTGCATTCGCTGCAACACCTGCGAAGCCATTTGCCCGGTGCAGGCGATCACGCATGATTCGCGCAACTACGTGGTGGATGCCGAAAAATGCAATTTCTGCATGGCCTGCATTTCTCCGTGCCCGACCGGCTCGATTGACAACTGGCGCACCATGCCGCGCGTCAAGGCTTACAGCCTGGACGCGCAACTGGGCTGGGACGAGTTGCCGCCCGAACTCACGCCCGAGGAACTTGCCGCCGAAGGCGTCGCCGCCGGCGCGGTGCCCGACATCGAGCCGGTTTCACCTTCGTTGCCTGCCGCCAGCAATGGCGAAGCGGTGTTCAACAGTGCCCAGTACGGCGCGACCCTGCCGCCGTGGTCGGCTGCGCATGCCTACGTCAACCTGTACGGGCCGAAAACGGCCGAAAAATCAGTCACCGCCACCGTCACCGGCAATGTCCGGGTGACCGAGGTTGGCAGCGACGATTACGACACGCACCACATCGTGCTGGACTTCGGAAAAATGCCGTTTCCGGTGCTCGAAGGCCAGTCCATCGGCATCATTCCGCCAGGCGTTGACGCCAGCGGCCGGCCGCATTTTGCGCGCCAGTATTCGATTGCCAGCCCGCGCAACGGCGAGCGGCCCGGCTACAACAACCTCTCGCTGACGATCAAGCGGGTGCTCGAAGACCATCAGGGCAGGCCGGTGCGCGGCGTGGGGTCGAACTACATGTGCGATTTGCGGGTGGGCGATACGGTACAGGTGATGGGGCCGTTTGGCACGAGCTTCCTGATGCCCAATCATCCGCGCTCCAACATCGTGATGATCTGCACCGGCACCGGCAGCGCACCCATGCGAGCCATGACCGAATGGCGCCGCCGCCTGCGCAAGTCCGGCAAGTTCGAGGAAGGCAAGCTGATGCTGTTTTTTGGCGCCCGCACCCAGGAAGAACTGCCTTACTTCGGCCCCTTGCAGAATCTGCCCAAGGATTTCATCGATATCAACTTTGCATTCTCGCGCAGGCCCGGCGCACCCAAGCGCTACGTACAGGACGTGATGCGCGAGCGCGCCGCCGACCTGGCCCTGCTGCTGCAAGACCCGGCGACCTGCTTTTACGTCTGCGGCCTCAAAAGCATGGAGGAAGGCGTGGTGCTGGCCCTGCGCGACGTGGCGCAGCAGGCCGGCCTGAACTGGGATGCCGTGGGCGCAGCGCTCAAGACAGAGGGCCGGCTGCATCTGGAGACGTATTGA
- a CDS encoding enoyl-CoA hydratase-related protein, whose product MSELQTLTTIAVSHRAAGVVQVTMARPAVFNAFDEVMIAELDAVFAELGADPAVRVIVLAGEGKHFSAGADLKWMQRASAASREWNLDDARRFAAMLSRIENCPKPTLARVQGAALGGGVGLACVCDIAIAADNASFAVSEARFGILPAVIGPYLTNAVGKRQALRLALTTTRIAAPEALAIGLVQQVVALDELDAAIDATVKELLVGGPNSQREIKALYAQFEVGGVTPEVRELTAQTISRVRGTDEAREGFAAFLGKRPANWIPE is encoded by the coding sequence ATGAGCGAATTGCAAACCTTGACAACCATCGCCGTTTCACACCGCGCCGCCGGCGTGGTGCAGGTGACCATGGCGCGCCCGGCGGTGTTCAATGCCTTCGATGAGGTGATGATTGCCGAGCTGGACGCGGTCTTTGCCGAACTGGGCGCCGACCCGGCGGTGCGCGTCATCGTGCTGGCCGGCGAAGGCAAGCACTTCAGCGCCGGCGCCGACCTGAAGTGGATGCAGCGCGCCAGCGCTGCCTCACGCGAATGGAACCTGGACGATGCCCGCCGCTTTGCCGCCATGCTGTCACGCATCGAGAACTGCCCCAAGCCCACGCTGGCGCGGGTGCAGGGCGCGGCACTGGGCGGCGGGGTCGGTCTGGCCTGCGTCTGCGACATCGCCATCGCGGCGGACAACGCCAGCTTTGCGGTCAGCGAAGCCAGGTTCGGCATCCTGCCGGCCGTCATCGGCCCTTACCTGACCAATGCGGTCGGCAAGCGCCAGGCCCTGCGTCTGGCGCTGACGACCACCCGCATCGCCGCCCCTGAAGCGCTGGCCATCGGCCTGGTGCAGCAGGTGGTGGCGCTCGATGAACTCGACGCGGCCATCGACGCCACGGTGAAAGAACTGCTGGTTGGTGGCCCGAATTCGCAGCGTGAGATCAAGGCGCTGTATGCGCAGTTTGAAGTGGGCGGCGTCACGCCCGAAGTGCGCGAGTTGACCGCCCAAACCATCAGCCGCGTGCGCGGCACCGACGAGGCGCGTGAAGGCTTCGCCGCTTTTCTGGGTAAACGGCCTGCCAACTGGATTCCCGAATGA
- a CDS encoding 3-hydroxyacyl-CoA dehydrogenase — protein MTTKNLNSVPVLVVGAGIMGVGIAQVAAQAGHGVMLHDMREGAASQAKAKLASSLEALVAKGKLKADAVAQTLSCIRPIQALEEAASAGLVVEAIVEKLDAKRALFQQLEAILAADCVLATNTSSISVTAIANGLQHPARLVGMHFFNPVPLMQLVEVVSGLQTAPAVAEAIFELCKLWGKVPVHARSTPGFIVNRIARPYYAETLALLHEQAATPAVLDACLRAAGFRMGPCELMDLIGHDTNFSVTNSVYEANFHDKRFVPSLVQRELVDGGLLGRKSGRGFYDYADGAAKPAIAAVLESAALPHAQALDVHGQGPVAERLAATLAQAGRAFHRDEGSDWVGLAVDGAMLRLTDGRPASQLGADVAVFDLPLSPATGITLAWAPSCRASAAWVEQASHWLLALGFNPQRIADAPGLVVARTIAMLINEAMDAVQQGVCTPEGADAAMKLGVNYPAGPFEWLARWDAGAVIGLLDALDGFYRGERYRVSPALRQRAWQQAPRQAELATA, from the coding sequence ATGACGACCAAGAATCTGAACAGTGTGCCGGTGCTCGTCGTCGGCGCCGGCATCATGGGTGTCGGCATTGCGCAGGTGGCAGCGCAAGCCGGCCATGGCGTGATGCTGCATGACATGCGCGAAGGTGCAGCCAGCCAGGCAAAGGCGAAACTTGCCAGCAGCCTGGAGGCGCTGGTGGCCAAAGGCAAGCTGAAGGCTGACGCCGTGGCGCAAACGCTGTCGTGCATCAGGCCGATTCAGGCGCTTGAAGAGGCCGCTTCGGCGGGCCTGGTGGTCGAGGCGATTGTCGAAAAGCTCGATGCCAAGCGCGCGCTGTTCCAGCAGCTCGAAGCCATCCTTGCCGCCGATTGCGTGCTGGCGACCAACACCTCGTCGATCTCGGTCACGGCCATTGCCAACGGGCTGCAGCATCCGGCCCGTCTGGTGGGCATGCACTTCTTCAACCCGGTGCCGCTCATGCAACTGGTCGAGGTGGTGTCCGGCCTGCAGACGGCGCCTGCGGTGGCCGAAGCGATTTTTGAACTCTGCAAGCTCTGGGGCAAGGTGCCGGTGCATGCGCGTTCGACGCCGGGTTTCATCGTCAACCGCATTGCCCGGCCTTACTACGCCGAAACGCTGGCCCTGCTGCATGAGCAGGCCGCCACGCCCGCTGTGCTCGATGCCTGCCTGCGAGCCGCCGGCTTTCGCATGGGGCCGTGCGAGTTGATGGACCTGATTGGCCACGACACCAATTTCTCGGTGACGAATTCGGTCTACGAGGCCAATTTTCACGACAAGCGTTTTGTGCCGTCGCTGGTGCAGCGCGAGCTGGTCGATGGCGGCTTGCTGGGCCGTAAATCGGGTCGCGGTTTTTATGATTACGCGGACGGTGCGGCCAAGCCCGCCATCGCCGCCGTTTTGGAATCCGCCGCGCTGCCGCATGCGCAAGCGTTGGACGTACACGGGCAGGGGCCGGTGGCCGAGCGTCTGGCTGCCACGCTGGCGCAGGCTGGCCGCGCATTTCACCGCGATGAAGGCAGCGACTGGGTCGGTCTGGCCGTGGACGGCGCCATGCTGCGCCTGACCGATGGCCGGCCCGCCTCGCAACTGGGCGCTGATGTGGCGGTGTTTGATTTGCCGCTGTCGCCAGCGACCGGCATCACCCTGGCTTGGGCGCCATCTTGCCGCGCCAGTGCGGCCTGGGTGGAGCAGGCTTCGCACTGGCTGCTGGCGCTGGGTTTCAACCCGCAGCGCATCGCCGATGCGCCTGGCCTGGTGGTGGCCAGAACCATCGCCATGCTGATCAATGAAGCCATGGACGCCGTGCAGCAAGGCGTCTGCACCCCGGAAGGGGCCGACGCGGCGATGAAGCTGGGCGTGAACTACCCGGCCGGGCCGTTTGAGTGGCTGGCGCGCTGGGATGCCGGCGCGGTCATTGGCCTGCTCGATGCCCTGGATGGGTTTTACCGGGGCGAGCGCTACCGCGTCAGCCCGGCCTTGCGCCAGCGTGCCTGGCAACAGGCGCCGAGGCAGGCCGAGTTGGCGACCGCATGA
- a CDS encoding TlpA family protein disulfide reductase, with translation MPIESPSRRHVLQASLTVPSSALFARAGAQGLTGPAYEVSPWPGPVAAFSLVDTSGKTWRPADFKGRAVLLNFWASWCEPCRAEMPTLQQMADLYGPEQLLVLAINFKEAPARALQFAKRTGISLPVLLDVDGQAARRWGVKVFPTTLAIDRHGQPRLRVQGEVDWTGKAAEKLIASLL, from the coding sequence ATGCCTATCGAATCGCCTTCACGCCGCCATGTTTTGCAAGCTTCCCTGACCGTTCCCAGTTCGGCGTTGTTCGCCAGGGCGGGTGCCCAGGGCCTGACAGGGCCGGCCTACGAGGTCAGCCCATGGCCGGGGCCGGTGGCGGCTTTCAGCCTGGTCGATACCAGTGGCAAGACCTGGCGCCCGGCCGACTTCAAGGGGCGGGCGGTGCTGCTCAACTTCTGGGCCAGCTGGTGCGAGCCTTGCCGCGCCGAAATGCCCACGCTGCAGCAGATGGCCGACCTCTACGGCCCCGAGCAGCTTCTGGTGCTGGCCATCAACTTCAAGGAAGCCCCGGCGCGCGCGCTGCAGTTTGCCAAACGCACCGGCATCAGCCTGCCGGTGCTGCTCGATGTCGATGGCCAGGCGGCCCGGCGCTGGGGCGTCAAGGTGTTTCCGACCACGCTGGCCATCGACCGCCATGGCCAGCCGCGCCTGCGGGTGCAGGGCGAGGTGGACTGGACCGGCAAGGCGGCCGAGAAGCTGATTGCCAGCCTGTTGTAG
- a CDS encoding transglutaminase-like domain-containing protein translates to MTTARRSFLKNTAAAAMAAALPALGFAQAPAAAAPAARRNFAPQSGGWRTFEVTTRVDIPKPEGVTRVWLPIPSVNSDYQHSLENGFSSNGTAKLVQDGQDGAKMLYVEFAASEAKPFVEITSRVQTQGRAMDWSQKTAKAEDADTLRYFTRATTLIPTDGIVRKTALAATQGARGDVEKAQKLYDWIVANTYREPKVRGCGEGDIKTMLETGNLGGKCADLNALFVGLCRSVGVPARDVYGIRLVPSAFGYKELSGNPASLKGAQHCRSEVYLKGYGWVAMDPADVAKVMRLETADWIKNTTNPVVAPVNKALFGGWEGNWMAYNTAHDVALPNSKGEKLGFLMYPVGENAAGRFDSYAPDDFKYQITAREIKA, encoded by the coding sequence ATGACCACCGCACGCCGCAGCTTCCTCAAGAACACCGCAGCCGCCGCCATGGCCGCTGCCTTGCCCGCCCTCGGTTTCGCCCAGGCGCCCGCAGCAGCGGCACCTGCTGCACGCCGCAACTTCGCGCCCCAGAGCGGCGGCTGGCGCACCTTTGAAGTCACCACCCGCGTGGACATTCCCAAGCCCGAAGGCGTCACGCGCGTGTGGCTGCCGATTCCCTCGGTCAACAGCGACTACCAGCATTCGCTCGAAAACGGCTTTTCGAGCAACGGTACGGCCAAGCTGGTGCAGGACGGCCAGGACGGCGCAAAAATGCTCTACGTTGAATTCGCCGCCAGCGAAGCCAAGCCGTTTGTCGAAATTACCAGCCGCGTGCAGACGCAGGGCCGCGCGATGGACTGGTCGCAAAAAACCGCCAAGGCCGAGGACGCCGACACGCTGCGCTATTTCACCCGCGCCACCACCTTGATTCCGACCGACGGCATCGTGCGCAAGACCGCGCTGGCCGCCACGCAGGGCGCTAGAGGCGATGTCGAAAAAGCCCAGAAGCTTTATGACTGGATCGTGGCCAACACCTACCGCGAACCCAAGGTGCGCGGCTGCGGCGAGGGCGACATCAAGACCATGCTGGAAACCGGCAACCTGGGCGGCAAATGCGCCGACCTGAATGCGCTGTTCGTCGGCCTGTGCCGCTCGGTGGGCGTGCCCGCGCGCGACGTGTACGGCATCCGGCTGGTGCCATCGGCCTTTGGCTACAAGGAGCTGTCGGGCAACCCGGCCAGCCTCAAGGGCGCGCAGCACTGCCGCTCCGAGGTCTATCTCAAGGGCTATGGCTGGGTGGCGATGGACCCGGCCGACGTGGCCAAGGTCATGCGCCTGGAAACCGCCGACTGGATCAAGAACACCACCAACCCGGTGGTCGCGCCGGTCAACAAGGCGCTGTTCGGCGGCTGGGAAGGCAACTGGATGGCCTACAACACCGCGCATGACGTGGCCTTGCCCAATTCCAAGGGCGAAAAGCTCGGTTTCCTGATGTACCCAGTTGGCGAGAATGCCGCCGGCCGCTTCGACTCCTACGCGCCGGATGACTTCAAGTACCAGATCACCGCCAGGGAAATCAAGGCTTGA
- a CDS encoding RluA family pseudouridine synthase, translated as MSPLAAHGGLPTKRGVSPSCVGLPAGAWPTFTDFLVERFPAITRQTWLERMAAGLVADEFGMAVTPERPYRGHMRLYYYRALPVEPRIPFEATVLFQDEHLVVADKPHFLPVTPSGHYLQETLLVRLKNQLRLDSLIPIHRIDRETAGLVLFSVRPAERDAYQALFRRHEVVKHYEAVACWRPDLQFPLRRKTRIVEDEPFFRQREVPGEPNSETLIDLLEIRGQRALYALSPVTGKKHQLRVHMNALGMPICNDRMYPPVEPTPEDDYALPLQLLARSIAFADPLTGQPRRFESRLGLLPG; from the coding sequence GTGAGCCCGCTTGCTGCCCATGGCGGACTGCCGACGAAGCGCGGCGTGAGCCCGAGCTGCGTCGGCCTGCCGGCAGGCGCCTGGCCCACGTTCACCGATTTTCTGGTCGAGCGCTTTCCCGCCATCACGCGGCAGACCTGGCTGGAGCGCATGGCGGCCGGCCTGGTGGCCGACGAGTTCGGCATGGCCGTGACACCCGAGCGCCCTTACCGGGGCCACATGCGGCTGTATTACTACCGCGCGCTGCCGGTCGAGCCGCGCATTCCGTTCGAAGCCACCGTGCTGTTCCAGGACGAGCATCTGGTGGTGGCCGACAAGCCGCATTTCCTGCCGGTCACGCCTTCGGGCCATTACCTGCAGGAAACGCTGCTGGTGCGGCTGAAAAACCAGTTGCGGCTGGACAGCCTGATCCCGATTCACCGCATCGACCGCGAAACGGCGGGCCTGGTGCTGTTTTCAGTCCGGCCCGCAGAACGCGACGCTTACCAGGCCTTGTTCCGGCGGCACGAAGTCGTCAAGCATTACGAAGCCGTGGCCTGCTGGCGGCCCGACTTGCAGTTTCCCCTGCGGCGCAAAACCCGCATCGTCGAGGATGAACCATTTTTCCGGCAGCGCGAAGTGCCGGGCGAGCCCAACAGCGAAACCCTGATTGATCTGCTGGAAATCAGGGGCCAACGGGCGCTCTACGCCCTGAGCCCCGTCACCGGGAAAAAGCACCAACTGCGCGTTCACATGAACGCGCTGGGCATGCCGATTTGCAACGACCGGATGTACCCGCCGGTTGAACCGACGCCTGAAGACGACTACGCCCTGCCGCTGCAACTGCTGGCCAGGTCGATTGCCTTTGCCGACCCGCTGACCGGCCAGCCACGGCGGTTTGAAAGCCGGCTCGGCTTATTGCCGGGCTGA
- the trmB gene encoding tRNA (guanosine(46)-N7)-methyltransferase TrmB, which yields MIESSSPNPPALHEGAPADVSHPRNIRSFVRRTGRTTVGQAKAFADVGPRFLLAYAGLPMDFSAVYERDAPTILEIGFGMGEATAHIAGLMPEKNFLCCEVHTPGVGALLKRIDEQSLTNIRILQHDAVEVIDHMLPLGSLDGAHIFFPDPWHKTKHNKRRLIQAPLIAKLAARLKPGGYLHCATDWQPYAEQILEVLSTEPLLKNTADAASDGYAPKPGYRPLTKFENRGIKLGHGVWDVVFTRA from the coding sequence GTGATTGAATCTTCCTCCCCCAACCCGCCCGCCTTGCATGAAGGCGCTCCCGCCGACGTGAGCCATCCCCGCAACATCCGCAGTTTCGTGCGCCGCACCGGCCGCACCACCGTCGGCCAGGCCAAGGCATTCGCCGATGTCGGTCCCCGGTTTCTGCTGGCCTACGCCGGCCTGCCGATGGATTTTTCAGCCGTCTATGAGCGTGACGCACCGACGATTCTTGAAATCGGCTTTGGCATGGGCGAAGCCACCGCGCACATCGCTGGATTGATGCCGGAAAAGAATTTCCTGTGCTGCGAAGTACACACGCCCGGCGTCGGCGCGCTGCTCAAGCGCATCGACGAACAGTCACTGACCAACATCCGCATCCTGCAGCACGACGCGGTCGAGGTGATTGACCACATGCTGCCCCTTGGTAGCCTGGACGGCGCGCACATCTTCTTCCCCGACCCGTGGCACAAGACCAAGCACAACAAGCGCCGGCTGATCCAGGCCCCGCTGATCGCCAAGCTGGCGGCGCGCCTCAAGCCCGGCGGCTACCTGCACTGCGCGACCGACTGGCAGCCGTATGCCGAGCAGATCCTTGAAGTTCTCAGCACCGAACCCTTGCTCAAAAATACGGCCGATGCCGCGAGCGATGGCTACGCGCCCAAGCCCGGCTACCGCCCGCTGACCAAGTTTGAAAACCGGGGCATCAAGCTCGGGCACGGCGTGTGGGACGTGGTGTTCACGCGCGCGTGA